In one window of Chloroflexota bacterium DNA:
- the cdaA gene encoding diadenylate cyclase CdaA, with translation MDELRLLISHLSDWQTIVDILLVALVIYGLLHLFRGTRAVQVLRGIVVVALGIALITSFFQLTAFSWLVRNATPALLVTIPIIFQPELRRALERLGRSTPIPGRNGRSSAAARLVDEVVQATSILSRRRHGALIVFEGDTGLQEYIETGVPVDGEVSSRLLQTIFFPGTALHDGAVFVRGSRVLSAAAVLPLTGRQLTDVQLGTRHRAAIGITEGTDALTVVVSEESGAVSVVRNGRMVRRLNDSRLRKILQNFVRA, from the coding sequence GTGGACGAACTGCGCTTGCTTATCAGCCACTTAAGCGACTGGCAAACCATTGTTGACATTCTTCTTGTCGCTTTGGTAATATACGGTCTGTTACACCTGTTTCGAGGCACGCGCGCCGTTCAGGTATTGCGAGGAATTGTGGTGGTTGCATTAGGGATAGCACTTATCACCAGTTTCTTCCAACTTACAGCCTTTTCATGGTTGGTGCGCAACGCAACACCTGCTCTGCTCGTCACTATTCCGATTATCTTCCAGCCAGAGCTTCGGCGTGCTCTGGAACGGCTCGGTCGTTCAACACCGATTCCGGGCCGGAATGGCCGCAGCAGCGCTGCAGCACGACTTGTCGACGAAGTGGTCCAGGCTACCAGTATTCTCAGTCGGCGCAGACACGGCGCGCTGATTGTCTTCGAGGGCGATACGGGCCTGCAGGAGTATATTGAAACGGGTGTACCTGTGGACGGTGAGGTGAGTTCCCGCTTGCTCCAGACAATCTTTTTTCCTGGAACGGCTCTCCACGACGGTGCGGTGTTTGTGAGAGGATCAAGGGTGCTTTCGGCTGCAGCCGTTCTTCCTTTGACCGGCCGCCAGCTCACCGATGTACAGCTGGGTACTCGACATCGAGCTGCAATTGGTATTACTGAGGGAACCGATGCGCTAACGGTCGTCGTTTCCGAGGAGAGCGGTGCCGTTTCAGTCGTTCGGAACGGGCGCATGGTCCGCCGCCTGAACGATTCCCGGCTTCGCAAGATCCTGCAAAACTTTGTAAGGGCTTGA
- a CDS encoding CdaR family protein: MNRKLANLGAMVLSLILAIGVWVLAIQDENPIITGDFETPIPVMLLGPNASFSIAGNPLDEVVLTVRAPRQVWDEKLRAEDFQVIADLTNLNAGRHSVELVAGYPGGDVEILDIKPNSLVINLEEIVTLSIPVEVDVLGTPVFGYEWLTSMVTPTEVLITGTPSEVQEVERAVVEVAIAGAREDLTRQQPVSLRNQRNEPVIAGTQIDPRSVQVKVTIDQRPGYRDFSVRVPYTGSVAPGYQVTGIVVDPSLVTLRGSPDAFEELPGFVETMPIDIANATEDVAAQLALQLPESLAVVGVPGVGVRIQVDPIITSRTMQVVPTIQGLGPGLTRTLPIDTVDLIVRGPVSILEAMEPGLVAVIIDLIDLGPGLHSVALTPVVQDNVTVTSLLPQTIEIQISEIVTEELSFPLAATQTVIATTSPLPVTPSSTPGKPGN, translated from the coding sequence TTGAACCGGAAACTGGCAAACCTCGGTGCCATGGTACTCTCGCTGATCCTCGCGATCGGTGTGTGGGTTCTCGCCATTCAAGATGAAAATCCAATTATCACTGGGGATTTCGAAACACCGATTCCTGTGATGTTGCTTGGGCCCAACGCGTCATTTTCTATCGCTGGCAATCCTCTCGATGAGGTGGTCCTGACCGTTCGCGCACCTCGTCAGGTATGGGACGAGAAACTGCGGGCTGAGGATTTTCAGGTCATTGCCGACCTGACCAACCTGAACGCTGGACGTCACAGCGTCGAGTTGGTGGCCGGTTATCCTGGCGGGGACGTCGAGATCCTCGACATCAAACCGAACAGCCTGGTCATCAATCTCGAGGAAATAGTGACGTTGAGCATACCAGTTGAAGTAGACGTGCTGGGCACTCCGGTTTTTGGCTATGAATGGCTCACAAGCATGGTGACTCCTACCGAAGTTCTGATAACCGGCACGCCAAGCGAGGTGCAGGAAGTTGAGCGAGCCGTAGTCGAGGTTGCTATCGCCGGTGCCCGAGAAGACCTGACCCGCCAGCAGCCCGTCTCGTTGCGTAATCAGCGAAATGAACCCGTTATCGCGGGCACCCAGATCGACCCCCGCTCGGTTCAGGTGAAGGTAACAATCGATCAGCGGCCCGGGTATCGCGACTTCAGTGTCCGGGTGCCCTATACGGGATCAGTGGCTCCGGGTTACCAGGTTACCGGGATCGTCGTCGATCCGAGCCTGGTAACGCTGCGAGGAAGCCCGGATGCCTTCGAAGAACTTCCCGGCTTTGTAGAAACCATGCCGATTGATATCGCCAATGCGACCGAGGATGTAGCTGCTCAGCTGGCCTTGCAGTTGCCAGAATCGCTGGCCGTCGTAGGTGTTCCCGGGGTAGGAGTGCGCATCCAGGTGGACCCGATTATCACCAGCCGAACCATGCAAGTTGTTCCCACGATCCAGGGCCTCGGCCCCGGGTTGACGCGGACTTTGCCAATCGACACAGTGGATCTCATCGTTCGCGGACCAGTGTCGATACTTGAGGCGATGGAACCTGGCCTCGTTGCAGTCATTATTGATCTGATAGATCTGGGGCCAGGGTTGCACTCCGTCGCCCTTACGCCCGTTGTCCAGGACAATGTCACTGTTACCAGCCTACTTCCGCAGACCATAGAGATTCAGATCTCCGAGATTGTTACCGAGGAGTTGTCGTTTCCGCTTGCTGCGACCCAAACCGTGATTGCCACCACTTCGCCTTTGCCTGTGACGCCAAGTTCAACGCCTGGCAAGCCAGGCAACTAA